A genomic segment from Bacteroidales bacterium encodes:
- a CDS encoding type II toxin-antitoxin system RelE/ParE family toxin, whose amino-acid sequence MVPETFLKHIHGTEGLFEIRIHHLHNNYRIFCCFDQGRIIVLFNGFKKKTQKTPKNEIDFALKLMHQ is encoded by the coding sequence ATGGTTCCAGAAACATTTTTAAAGCATATTCATGGAACAGAAGGGCTTTTTGAAATTAGAATCCATCACCTGCATAACAACTACAGAATATTCTGTTGCTTTGATCAGGGTAGAATTATTGTCTTATTTAATGGTTTTAAGAAAAAGACCCAAAAGACACCAAAGAATGAAATTGATTTCGCCCTCAAGTTAATGCATCAATAA